A window of the Bradyrhizobium ottawaense genome harbors these coding sequences:
- a CDS encoding alpha/beta fold hydrolase codes for MDRLLAGGTVNAAESGKGPPLFLFHSLLSDRASFDAIVPELSTSFRVIVPELPGFGRSQPTGGGLAGVADRMAEAVRDAAGGKEAIVLGNGYGGFVALQMAIRHPGIATRYVLADCGAAFSEAGREAFRNMAAASKAKGLSAITDVAMRRLFAPEFQAAHPDLMADRRAAFLRTDPEVFCAACDALASLDLRPDLGKVTVPVLVVVGQHDEATPPPMSRELAALLPQARFEIIPGCAHVPQLQSPRLFLDVIGDFLPATNSATA; via the coding sequence ATGGATCGGTTATTGGCAGGCGGCACCGTCAACGCGGCAGAGTCCGGCAAGGGGCCGCCGCTGTTTCTGTTCCACTCGCTGCTGTCGGACCGCGCGAGTTTCGATGCCATCGTTCCGGAACTCTCGACCTCGTTTCGGGTGATCGTGCCCGAGTTGCCGGGCTTCGGCCGCTCGCAGCCGACTGGCGGCGGATTGGCTGGGGTTGCCGACCGCATGGCGGAAGCGGTCAGGGACGCTGCCGGCGGCAAAGAGGCGATCGTGCTCGGCAACGGCTATGGCGGCTTCGTCGCGCTGCAGATGGCGATCCGCCATCCCGGGATCGCGACCAGGTACGTGCTCGCCGACTGCGGTGCGGCGTTCTCGGAAGCAGGGCGCGAGGCGTTTCGCAACATGGCGGCCGCGTCGAAGGCCAAAGGGCTATCGGCGATCACCGACGTCGCGATGCGGCGCCTGTTCGCGCCGGAATTTCAGGCCGCGCATCCCGACCTGATGGCCGATCGCCGCGCGGCGTTTCTGCGCACCGACCCCGAAGTCTTTTGCGCCGCCTGCGATGCGCTGGCGAGCCTCGATCTGCGGCCCGACCTCGGCAAGGTGACAGTGCCGGTGCTGGTGGTGGTCGGCCAGCATGACGAGGCGACGCCGCCGCCAATGTCGCGCGAACTGGCGGCTCTGCTGCCGCAGGCGCGTTTCGAGATCATCCCGGGCTGCGCCCATGTGCCGCAACTGCAGTCGCCGCGGCTGTTTCTGGACGTGATCGGCGATTTCCTGCCCGCCACCAACTCGGCAACCGCGTAA
- a CDS encoding GntR family transcriptional regulator, with translation MLLRDNVYESLRSDILTCHFAPGDDMREQDLAERYAVSRQPVREALLRLEREHLVTVQPRQGYRVNPISLADARDLLRFRMALEPACVNEAIENASDDVLKSLNEFRRFAGNHEDFIAYNRAFHSALAHASGNRRMAAALCDLIGQADRLVRVSVANVKGHDPAKLVAEHVALIEAMQRREARTAARIIKAHIAQTEKRVLPALKRNAVIVDGREA, from the coding sequence ATGCTTTTACGCGACAATGTCTACGAAAGCCTCCGATCTGATATTCTAACCTGCCATTTCGCGCCTGGTGATGATATGCGCGAGCAGGATCTCGCCGAGCGTTATGCCGTCAGCCGCCAGCCAGTGCGGGAAGCGCTGCTGCGGCTGGAGCGCGAGCATCTCGTCACCGTGCAGCCCCGCCAGGGCTACCGGGTCAATCCGATCTCGCTGGCCGATGCGCGCGATCTGTTGCGATTCCGCATGGCGCTGGAGCCGGCCTGCGTCAATGAGGCGATCGAGAATGCCAGCGACGACGTTCTGAAGTCGCTAAACGAATTCCGCCGCTTCGCCGGCAACCATGAGGACTTCATCGCCTATAACCGCGCCTTTCATTCGGCGCTGGCACACGCCTCTGGCAACCGCCGCATGGCGGCAGCCTTGTGCGACCTGATCGGACAGGCCGACCGGCTGGTGCGCGTCAGCGTCGCCAACGTGAAGGGCCACGATCCGGCGAAACTCGTCGCCGAACACGTCGCGCTGATCGAGGCGATGCAGCGCCGCGAAGCGCGCACCGCCGCGCGGATCATCAAGGCGCACATTGCGCAGACCGAAAAGCGCGTGCTGCCCGCGCTGAAGCGAAACGCCGTCATCGTCGACGGGAGAGAAGCATGA
- a CDS encoding Crp/Fnr family transcriptional regulator, translating to MRAILDYCSGRSRRTMPAGALVIHEGGKTGHLFVLVEGRVEVVKGDSVVAVITEPGAVFGEMSLLLDQPHTATVRAASDSVIVEIDDAASFLRDQPEVALLIGRLMAQRLHVATTYLADLMHQYAGHGSHLSMVGELLQNMINLPPSQVSPGSDRQSDPRM from the coding sequence ATGCGCGCGATTCTGGACTATTGCAGCGGTAGAAGCCGGCGGACGATGCCGGCGGGCGCGCTCGTTATCCACGAGGGCGGCAAGACCGGGCATTTGTTCGTGCTGGTCGAGGGAAGGGTGGAAGTCGTCAAGGGCGACAGCGTCGTCGCCGTGATCACCGAGCCCGGCGCGGTATTCGGCGAGATGTCGCTGCTGCTCGATCAGCCGCATACCGCTACGGTGCGCGCGGCCTCCGATTCCGTGATCGTCGAAATCGACGATGCCGCGTCGTTCCTGCGCGACCAGCCGGAGGTGGCGCTGTTGATCGGGCGGCTGATGGCGCAACGGCTTCATGTGGCGACCACCTATCTCGCCGACCTCATGCACCAATATGCCGGCCACGGCAGCCACCTTTCGATGGTCGGCGAACTCCTGCAGAACATGATCAACCTGCCGCCGTCGCAGGTCTCGCCAGGCTCGGATCGGCAATCCGACCCAAGGATGTGA
- a CDS encoding phasin produces the protein MSDDRFEIPKDMRAMAEASFDQARKTFEKFVASAQATAGTIEERGATVRAGAKDIGAKAVAYAEQNVQASLDYAQSLLKAKDLTEVMRLHSEYVQGQMRSLAQQASEMGQIVSKAAMDAAKPKG, from the coding sequence ATGAGCGACGATCGTTTTGAGATCCCCAAGGACATGCGGGCGATGGCGGAAGCAAGCTTCGATCAGGCCCGCAAGACGTTCGAGAAATTCGTGGCTTCCGCGCAGGCGACCGCGGGCACCATCGAGGAGCGCGGCGCCACGGTTCGCGCCGGCGCCAAGGACATCGGCGCCAAGGCCGTCGCCTATGCCGAACAGAACGTGCAGGCCTCGCTCGACTATGCGCAGTCGCTGCTGAAGGCCAAGGATTTGACCGAGGTGATGCGGCTGCACAGCGAATATGTGCAGGGCCAGATGCGGTCGCTGGCGCAGCAGGCCAGCGAAATGGGCCAGATCGTCAGCAAGGCGGCGATGGACGCGGCGAAGCCCAAGGGCTGA
- a CDS encoding cytochrome c yields MASPRIIGSVVAIAVIAGAIAAAAIVWRPAIAAIDPPAPSSFDSALVKRGRDLAAIGNCNNCHTVRGGKDFAGGLAVPTPFGTIYSSNITPDAETGIGRWSEAAFRRAMQSGVNRDGQHLYPTFPFDHFTHVSDDDDRALYAYLMTRRPVRAPARENDLAFPFNQRIAVAGWKVLFLRHGSYQPDSTKSAEWNRGAYLVEGLAHCGACHTPRNALGAEKTQASFAGGDVDNWHAYAINSQSSAPVPWDAEALFRYLRQGWHPDHGVARGPMAEVVSNLSEVPESDVRAIATYMAGVFGAPTEARKRRGDEVLAQANSRPAQPANDGTTSGAQIYAAACAICHATDRAPPFGGIDLALSTALTSPDARNAANIVLSGIRPTAGERSPIMPGFADSMSDGQIVAVLDYLRARFGNAPPWTNTADIVRDIRRTQTVLLQRDQP; encoded by the coding sequence ATGGCATCGCCGCGGATCATCGGGAGTGTCGTCGCCATAGCCGTGATCGCCGGCGCGATCGCGGCGGCCGCCATCGTGTGGCGGCCGGCGATTGCAGCGATCGACCCGCCGGCGCCGTCATCGTTCGACAGCGCGCTGGTCAAGCGCGGCCGCGACCTGGCGGCAATCGGCAATTGCAACAATTGCCACACCGTGCGCGGCGGAAAGGACTTTGCCGGCGGACTGGCAGTACCGACGCCGTTCGGCACCATCTATTCCTCGAATATCACGCCGGATGCCGAGACCGGCATCGGCCGCTGGTCGGAAGCCGCGTTCCGCCGCGCCATGCAGTCCGGCGTCAACCGCGACGGCCAGCATCTCTATCCGACCTTTCCCTTTGACCACTTCACCCATGTGTCCGACGACGACGACCGCGCGCTGTATGCCTACCTGATGACGCGGCGGCCGGTTCGCGCGCCGGCCCGCGAAAACGATCTGGCGTTTCCGTTCAACCAGCGTATCGCGGTTGCGGGCTGGAAAGTCCTGTTCCTGCGCCACGGCAGCTACCAGCCCGACAGCACGAAGAGCGCGGAATGGAATCGCGGTGCTTATCTGGTCGAGGGACTGGCGCATTGCGGCGCCTGTCATACGCCGCGCAACGCGCTAGGCGCGGAAAAGACGCAAGCGTCGTTCGCCGGCGGCGACGTCGACAACTGGCACGCCTACGCGATCAACAGCCAGTCATCCGCGCCGGTGCCGTGGGATGCGGAAGCGCTGTTTAGATATCTGCGCCAGGGCTGGCATCCCGATCACGGCGTCGCGCGCGGGCCGATGGCCGAGGTCGTCAGCAATCTGTCCGAAGTGCCCGAAAGCGACGTCCGCGCCATCGCGACCTACATGGCCGGCGTGTTCGGCGCGCCGACGGAAGCGCGCAAGCGCCGCGGCGATGAAGTGCTGGCGCAGGCCAATTCCCGCCCGGCGCAACCGGCCAACGACGGCACCACATCAGGCGCGCAGATCTATGCCGCGGCCTGCGCGATCTGCCACGCCACCGACCGGGCGCCGCCGTTCGGCGGAATCGATCTGGCGCTCTCGACCGCGCTTACGAGCCCCGACGCGCGCAACGCCGCCAACATCGTGCTGTCGGGAATTCGCCCTACCGCGGGTGAGCGCAGCCCGATCATGCCCGGCTTTGCCGACAGCATGAGCGACGGCCAGATTGTTGCGGTACTCGATTATCTGCGCGCACGCTTCGGCAACGCGCCGCCATGGACCAACACCGCCGACATCGTTCGCGATATCCGACGAACCCAGACCGTATTGCTGCAGCGAGATCAGCCATGA
- a CDS encoding aldehyde dehydrogenase, whose product MNIPSRTDTIDVEIHGNFVDGREVEAGSGEMLDVRNPATGDVIARIPNSTREDIDRAMKSARAAFDGKAWGGMDIRARARLVNRLADAFEANLDTLYRLETLNNGRPVNETRAQLSRLPDFFRYFAGLALARRDSVIPVEGAYLNYTLRTPIGIVANCTPFNHPLMILCKSLAAVLATGCVTVVKPSEYTPLTTLKLAQIFTEAGLPPGVFNIVLGLGQSAGKMLAEHPDINKLVLTGGTEAGRIAGGAAAKVFAHQTMELGGKTPVMVFDDFDVERAVNYAAFGAFIGAGQTCVCASRHIVQATIYDEFVEKLKAKTQSIRIGDPFDPATQLGPVISARQRDRVLTYSRFGHEDGARLMTGGVAAKVPGHDNGYFVEPTVFADVKSDMRIFQEEVFGPFTSVTPFKDEADALRLANDSPFGLAAAIRTRDVGRAHRVASAVKAGIVWINDHHRLDPASPWGGVGDSGIGRECGTESFDDHFNTKSVMVATHDQPFDWYRDTATQKRLN is encoded by the coding sequence ATGAACATCCCGTCCAGGACCGACACCATCGACGTGGAAATCCACGGCAATTTCGTCGACGGCCGCGAGGTCGAGGCCGGCTCCGGCGAGATGCTCGATGTACGCAATCCCGCCACCGGCGACGTCATTGCGCGAATTCCGAATTCGACCCGGGAAGACATCGACCGCGCCATGAAGAGCGCGCGGGCGGCCTTCGACGGCAAGGCCTGGGGCGGCATGGACATCCGTGCGCGTGCCAGGCTGGTCAATCGCCTCGCCGACGCCTTTGAGGCCAATCTCGACACGCTGTACCGGCTGGAAACGCTCAACAACGGCCGCCCCGTCAACGAAACCCGCGCGCAGCTGTCGCGGCTGCCGGACTTCTTCCGCTACTTCGCCGGCCTTGCGCTGGCGCGCCGCGATTCCGTGATTCCGGTCGAAGGCGCGTATCTGAACTACACGCTGCGCACGCCGATCGGCATCGTCGCCAACTGCACGCCGTTCAATCATCCCCTGATGATCCTGTGCAAGTCGCTGGCCGCCGTGCTCGCGACCGGATGCGTCACCGTGGTCAAGCCGTCGGAATACACGCCGCTGACGACGCTGAAGCTGGCGCAGATCTTTACCGAAGCCGGCCTACCGCCCGGCGTCTTCAACATCGTGCTCGGCCTCGGCCAGTCGGCCGGCAAGATGCTGGCCGAACATCCCGATATCAACAAGCTGGTCTTGACCGGCGGCACCGAGGCCGGCCGCATTGCCGGCGGTGCCGCGGCAAAAGTGTTTGCGCACCAGACCATGGAGCTCGGCGGCAAAACGCCGGTGATGGTGTTCGACGATTTCGACGTCGAACGCGCGGTCAATTACGCCGCGTTCGGCGCCTTCATCGGCGCCGGTCAGACCTGCGTCTGCGCCTCGCGCCATATCGTGCAAGCCACGATCTACGACGAATTCGTCGAAAAGCTGAAGGCGAAAACCCAAAGCATCCGCATCGGCGATCCCTTCGATCCCGCGACGCAACTCGGCCCGGTGATCTCGGCACGGCAGCGCGACCGGGTGCTGACCTATTCGCGTTTCGGCCATGAAGACGGCGCGCGGCTGATGACCGGCGGCGTTGCCGCCAAGGTGCCCGGTCATGACAACGGCTATTTCGTCGAACCGACGGTGTTTGCCGACGTGAAATCCGACATGCGCATCTTCCAGGAGGAGGTGTTCGGTCCCTTCACGTCCGTGACGCCGTTCAAGGACGAGGCCGACGCGTTACGTCTGGCCAACGATTCGCCGTTTGGGTTGGCGGCTGCGATCCGCACTCGCGATGTCGGCCGCGCCCATCGGGTGGCGTCCGCGGTCAAGGCCGGCATCGTCTGGATCAACGACCATCACCGCCTCGACCCGGCATCGCCCTGGGGCGGCGTCGGCGACAGCGGCATCGGGCGCGAATGCGGCACCGAGAGTTTCGACGATCACTTCAACACCAAGAGCGTGATGGTCGCGACGCACGATCAGCCGTTCGACTGGTACCGCGACACGGCGACGCAAAAACGACTGAACTAG
- a CDS encoding metallophosphoesterase family protein: protein MRALIVADLHYSLPQFDWLLAAAPEFDLVIFAGDALDIGSLVDFRAQIVVVKKYLSLLAGITRVILCSGNHDLDDRSPEGEKISRWVGEVRELGIACDGDNVVIGDTLFTVCPWWDGPLVKQRIETQLRDASAQRLPRWIWVHHAPPANSPTSWGGKRFFGDVELVQWIERYQPSMVISGHVHQSPFIPDGSWFDRLGVTWVFNTGLQAGWPPVYIVLDIGAGAAFWLSAGDAQWIDLKSPLQRPAQPVLDPPPWLTSLGRIADPSLARPATAAG, encoded by the coding sequence ATGCGCGCTCTTATTGTCGCCGATCTGCATTATTCGTTGCCGCAGTTCGACTGGCTGCTGGCGGCAGCACCCGAATTCGATCTCGTCATCTTCGCCGGCGATGCGCTCGACATCGGTTCGCTGGTGGATTTCCGCGCCCAGATCGTGGTGGTGAAGAAATATCTGTCGCTATTGGCCGGCATCACCCGCGTCATTCTTTGCTCGGGCAATCATGACCTCGACGATCGCAGCCCGGAAGGCGAAAAAATCTCGCGCTGGGTCGGCGAAGTCCGCGAACTCGGCATCGCCTGCGACGGCGACAACGTTGTTATCGGCGACACGCTGTTTACGGTATGCCCGTGGTGGGACGGGCCGCTGGTCAAGCAACGCATCGAGACCCAACTTCGTGACGCCAGCGCGCAACGGCTGCCGCGCTGGATCTGGGTGCACCACGCGCCGCCGGCCAATTCACCGACGAGCTGGGGCGGCAAGCGTTTCTTCGGCGATGTCGAACTGGTGCAATGGATCGAGCGCTATCAGCCGTCGATGGTGATCTCGGGCCATGTGCACCAGTCGCCCTTCATTCCCGACGGCTCCTGGTTCGACCGGCTTGGCGTCACCTGGGTATTCAACACCGGCCTGCAGGCAGGATGGCCGCCGGTCTATATTGTGCTCGATATCGGTGCCGGTGCGGCGTTCTGGCTCTCGGCCGGCGATGCGCAATGGATCGACCTCAAGTCGCCGCTGCAGCGGCCGGCGCAACCGGTCCTTGATCCGCCGCCCTGGCTCACATCCTTGGGTCGGATTGCCGATCCGAGCCTGGCGAGACCTGCGACGGCGGCAGGTTGA
- a CDS encoding MFS transporter — protein sequence MSTSVNAGSRLDRLPIGPFHRRIMFLIGIGMFFDGFDIYLAGTVLGVTLKSGFSTLPQNAMFISATFVGMMLGSFATGFLGDRYGRRFTYQFNLLVFGLASLAAAFAPNMAILIACRFVMGFGLGAENVVGYSTMTEFVPAKTRGKWLGLMAVCVVTGLPISLLVASIVVPEFGWRAMFVLGGVGALIVWYLRKSLPESPRWLEAVGRTTEAEALMQAIEKEAAQGQPLPAPAAAATVAASSELGTLFTAPLLSRMIVGSVCLITINTLLYGFVTWLPVFFIKQGLTVATSFSYSLIMALGAPIGSAIGALTADRWGRKPTIIGASLITVVLGIIYPMISDPMLLPAVGFALTVPIYVLVALLFGVYIPELFPTEVRLRASGIVNTLGRGATIVTPFLVVMLFEARGVAGVMALMIGLLVVQIVTVWALGIEPRHRSLEELKRDDTAPGVLKEAS from the coding sequence ATGTCGACATCGGTAAACGCGGGCAGCCGGCTGGATCGGCTGCCGATCGGCCCGTTCCATCGCCGCATCATGTTCCTGATCGGCATCGGAATGTTCTTCGACGGCTTCGATATCTATCTGGCCGGCACCGTGCTCGGCGTGACCTTGAAGTCCGGCTTCTCCACGCTGCCGCAGAACGCCATGTTCATTTCGGCGACCTTTGTCGGCATGATGCTGGGCTCGTTCGCGACCGGTTTTCTCGGCGACCGCTACGGCCGCCGCTTCACCTACCAGTTCAACCTTCTGGTATTCGGCCTCGCCTCGCTGGCGGCGGCCTTTGCACCCAATATGGCAATCCTGATCGCCTGCCGCTTCGTGATGGGTTTCGGGCTCGGGGCCGAGAACGTGGTCGGCTATTCGACCATGACCGAATTCGTGCCGGCCAAGACGCGCGGCAAATGGCTCGGGCTGATGGCGGTCTGCGTCGTCACCGGTTTGCCGATCTCGCTGCTGGTGGCCTCGATCGTGGTACCCGAATTCGGCTGGCGCGCGATGTTCGTGCTCGGCGGCGTCGGCGCGCTCATCGTCTGGTACCTGCGCAAGTCGTTGCCGGAATCGCCGCGCTGGCTCGAAGCCGTCGGCCGCACCACGGAGGCCGAGGCGCTGATGCAGGCGATCGAAAAGGAAGCAGCGCAAGGCCAGCCGTTACCGGCTCCTGCTGCCGCCGCAACCGTCGCCGCCTCCAGTGAATTGGGCACGCTGTTCACCGCGCCGCTGCTGTCGCGGATGATCGTGGGCTCGGTCTGCCTGATCACGATCAACACCCTGCTCTATGGTTTCGTCACCTGGCTGCCGGTGTTCTTCATCAAGCAGGGACTGACGGTCGCGACGTCGTTCAGCTATTCCCTGATCATGGCGCTGGGCGCACCGATCGGCTCGGCGATCGGCGCGCTGACGGCCGACCGCTGGGGCCGCAAGCCGACCATCATCGGCGCTTCGCTGATCACGGTCGTGCTCGGCATCATCTATCCGATGATTTCGGATCCGATGTTGCTGCCAGCGGTGGGGTTTGCGCTGACGGTACCGATCTATGTGCTGGTGGCGCTCTTGTTCGGCGTCTACATCCCCGAACTGTTCCCGACCGAAGTCCGCCTGCGCGCCTCCGGGATCGTCAACACGCTCGGCCGCGGCGCCACCATCGTGACGCCGTTCCTGGTGGTGATGCTGTTCGAGGCCCGCGGCGTCGCCGGCGTGATGGCGCTGATGATCGGGCTGCTGGTGGTGCAGATCGTCACGGTGTGGGCGCTTGGCATCGAGCCGCGGCATCGCAGCCTCGAGGAACTCAAGCGCGACGACACCGCGCCGGGCGTTCTGAAAGAGGCTTCGTAG
- a CDS encoding PAS domain S-box protein, with protein sequence MNFAEFQLQASGDPRLAAYAASPLPAWLWSSDGTQILWANPVGAGVFGAADGAALANRIFGPADQHRRQVARLASRVATSGAIRLERLQGFGAAPGMLATCGYQRIDFHDGSHGLLIVASAPPVVRERPVATVQPDTKPAEPPAVADAEPLPATADAGQPSPSPVDARAELALFDAFAEPSATPVVEPDVAAEPPEPDLESVLQLDLPHVEATPRETPHAEAAPEVSPTIDAPAPEPSPTIEAVADEPANAEAIAAPAPSPVDAPLSAPHRLPLRFMWQVDQDDRFTLTTDEFIRLIGPHTAARFGRPWHEIAETFGLDADGRVTQALATRATWTGMTLNWPVDGGGRLPVELSGLPVFDAARNFYGYRGFGVCRDTEALARLAAERDHPSSEGVAAPPPWSADIVQAGPAPDAPPHDMRAEDSPDPAGAASSSFAELPDPIASETSHQTDLETPVEPPKDTPTETITEIPAEAPMETPKNVLPFRPLGDAKPPPLTPVENSAFDELARQLSARLDTDGSTEAPEVAGFDDTVVEKPAAAAMYEGPSEAPAAETPEWLANPESPARGEARRDKPLLDLLPVGILIYRLDRLLYANSAFLTQMGYPSLHALEDAGGLDALYVEPGVSNASSTSDTGTPVTISASQPSEAHSPPAAADARLYTISWDDDSALALIFSGTRHEGQAVAAAIAQASPVQPSPVVEALVAEPPVADPPSPVGHADAEELGAILDTTAEGIVMFDADGNINSANRSAEALFGHDGDELARCNLADLFAPESRHAVFDYLAGIKSSGVASLLDHGRDVLGRESKGGIIPLSMTMGRTRPDGPNFFAVFRDLSQARQTENELREARRLAERAGTARADVLARISHEVRTPLNAIIGFAEVMIGERFGALGNERYVEYMKDIRASGERVIAVINDLSDLSRIETGKFDLAFTTQNLNELVESCVAVMQPQANRERIIIRTSLAHTLPPVVADARALRQIALNLIGNSIHLANAGGQVIVSTALSDFGEVMLRVRDTGHGLNDNAVAAALEPFRTRAPSDQTSDSGVSLSLTKALVEANRAKFQIKTGGRSGTLIEVVFPQAVAKV encoded by the coding sequence ATGAACTTTGCGGAATTTCAGTTGCAGGCATCAGGCGATCCGCGATTGGCGGCCTACGCGGCCAGTCCCTTGCCGGCCTGGTTGTGGTCGTCCGACGGCACGCAGATCCTGTGGGCCAATCCGGTTGGCGCCGGCGTGTTCGGCGCGGCCGACGGCGCAGCGCTTGCGAACAGAATTTTCGGACCGGCCGACCAGCATCGCCGTCAGGTCGCGCGGCTTGCGAGCCGCGTGGCGACGAGCGGCGCCATCCGGCTGGAGCGGCTGCAGGGTTTTGGCGCAGCACCCGGCATGCTCGCGACCTGCGGCTACCAGCGGATCGATTTTCACGACGGCAGCCACGGCCTTCTGATTGTCGCCAGCGCGCCGCCGGTCGTGCGCGAACGCCCTGTCGCGACGGTACAGCCCGACACCAAACCGGCCGAGCCGCCTGCTGTTGCCGACGCGGAGCCCTTGCCCGCAACGGCAGACGCCGGGCAACCGTCGCCGTCGCCGGTCGACGCACGAGCTGAGCTTGCGCTGTTCGACGCCTTTGCCGAACCATCAGCGACACCGGTTGTCGAGCCTGACGTTGCGGCCGAACCGCCCGAGCCCGATCTCGAAAGCGTGCTGCAACTCGATCTGCCGCATGTCGAAGCTACGCCGCGCGAGACGCCACACGCCGAAGCGGCGCCGGAAGTATCGCCCACGATCGACGCGCCTGCGCCTGAGCCGTCGCCCACCATCGAAGCCGTTGCCGACGAGCCGGCGAATGCCGAAGCCATCGCCGCCCCGGCGCCATCGCCTGTCGACGCGCCGTTGTCTGCCCCGCACCGGCTGCCGCTGCGCTTCATGTGGCAGGTCGATCAGGACGACCGCTTCACGCTCACCACAGACGAATTCATCCGCCTGATCGGGCCGCACACCGCCGCCCGTTTCGGCCGGCCGTGGCACGAGATTGCCGAAACGTTCGGCCTCGATGCCGACGGCCGAGTGACGCAGGCGCTCGCCACCCGTGCGACCTGGACCGGCATGACGCTGAACTGGCCGGTCGACGGCGGTGGTCGGTTGCCGGTCGAATTGTCGGGCTTGCCGGTGTTCGATGCCGCACGGAATTTCTACGGCTATCGCGGCTTCGGCGTCTGCCGCGATACCGAGGCCCTCGCCCGGCTTGCGGCCGAGCGCGATCATCCATCGTCCGAAGGCGTGGCCGCGCCGCCGCCGTGGTCGGCAGATATCGTCCAGGCCGGACCTGCCCCGGACGCCCCACCGCACGACATGCGCGCCGAAGATTCTCCCGACCCGGCCGGCGCTGCGTCATCTTCGTTCGCGGAATTGCCTGACCCGATAGCCTCAGAGACTTCACACCAAACCGATTTGGAAACCCCCGTGGAACCGCCCAAGGACACGCCAACGGAAACGATCACGGAAATCCCGGCGGAAGCGCCCATGGAAACGCCGAAGAACGTTTTACCGTTCCGCCCGCTTGGCGATGCGAAACCGCCGCCATTGACGCCGGTCGAAAACAGCGCCTTCGACGAACTGGCGCGGCAATTGTCGGCGCGGCTCGACACCGATGGCAGCACCGAGGCGCCTGAGGTCGCCGGCTTCGACGACACCGTCGTCGAGAAGCCCGCGGCGGCGGCGATGTACGAGGGCCCGAGCGAAGCGCCGGCCGCCGAGACACCCGAATGGCTGGCTAACCCGGAGTCGCCCGCCCGCGGCGAAGCCAGGCGCGACAAGCCACTGCTCGATCTGCTGCCGGTCGGCATTCTGATCTACCGGCTCGATCGGCTGCTCTATGCCAACTCGGCGTTCCTGACGCAGATGGGTTATCCGTCCCTGCATGCGCTGGAGGATGCCGGCGGCCTCGATGCGCTCTATGTCGAGCCCGGCGTCTCGAACGCATCCTCGACATCGGACACCGGCACGCCGGTGACGATTTCCGCAAGCCAGCCTTCGGAGGCCCATTCACCGCCGGCCGCGGCCGACGCCCGCCTCTACACGATTTCCTGGGACGACGATTCCGCGCTGGCGCTGATCTTCTCCGGCACGCGCCATGAAGGCCAAGCGGTCGCAGCAGCGATCGCACAGGCCAGCCCGGTTCAGCCAAGCCCGGTCGTCGAGGCGCTGGTTGCCGAACCGCCCGTCGCCGATCCCCCCTCGCCGGTCGGCCACGCCGACGCCGAAGAACTCGGCGCCATCCTCGACACCACGGCCGAAGGCATCGTGATGTTCGACGCCGACGGCAATATCAATTCCGCCAACCGCAGCGCGGAAGCGCTGTTCGGCCATGACGGCGATGAACTCGCCCGCTGCAACCTGGCCGACCTGTTCGCGCCCGAAAGCCGGCATGCGGTGTTCGACTATCTTGCCGGCATCAAGTCATCAGGCGTCGCCAGCCTGCTCGATCACGGCCGCGACGTGCTGGGCCGCGAAAGCAAGGGTGGCATCATCCCGCTGTCGATGACGATGGGCCGCACCCGCCCCGACGGCCCGAATTTCTTCGCCGTGTTCCGCGACCTGTCGCAGGCGAGGCAAACCGAAAACGAATTGCGCGAGGCGCGACGGCTGGCCGAGCGCGCCGGCACCGCCAGGGCTGACGTGCTGGCCCGGATCAGCCACGAGGTGCGCACGCCGCTCAACGCCATCATCGGCTTTGCCGAAGTGATGATCGGCGAGCGCTTCGGCGCGCTCGGCAACGAGCGCTACGTCGAATACATGAAGGACATCCGTGCGTCCGGCGAACGCGTGATCGCTGTTATCAACGACCTGTCCGACCTGTCGCGGATCGAGACCGGCAAGTTCGATCTCGCCTTCACCACCCAGAACCTGAACGAGCTGGTCGAAAGCTGCGTCGCCGTGATGCAGCCGCAGGCCAACCGCGAGCGCATCATCATCCGCACCTCGCTGGCGCATACGCTGCCGCCTGTTGTCGCCGACGCGCGCGCGCTGCGCCAGATTGCGCTGAACCTGATCGGCAATTCGATCCATCTCGCCAATGCCGGCGGCCAGGTCATCGTCTCGACTGCACTGTCCGATTTCGGCGAGGTGATGCTGCGGGTCCGCGATACCGGCCACGGCCTCAACGACAACGCGGTCGCTGCCGCGCTGGAGCCGTTCCGGACCCGGGCGCCGTCGGATCAAACGTCTGACAGCGGCGTCAGCCTGTCGCTGACCAAAGCCCTGGTCGAAGCCAACCGCGCCAAATTCCAGATCAAGACCGGCGGACGCTCGGGTACGCTGATCGAGGTGGTGTTTCCGCAAGCCGTCGCGAAAGTCTGA